In the genome of Dyadobacter fermentans DSM 18053, the window ATGCCCAGACCGCGCCGCCATACGCGCAGCAGCCAGATGGGGTAATATCCGCCGCGGTGAATCCATTTGTCCATAAAAATCACCCTGCGCTTCACATAAAGGCCGGAAACACTTTCGGGCACCTGCGCGAGCGAGCCGTTCAGTTCGGCGGCGAGCTCGGGCGTAATGTACTCGTCGGCGTCCATGCGCATGAGCCATTGGGTCTGGAATGGGTTGTTTCGGATTCCGAAATTGAACTGGAATGCGTAGGAAACCCAGGGATTCTGCACCACGGTAGCACCGAGGCTTTCGGCAATGGCGACGGTATTGTCGGTCGAAAACGAGTCGACGATGAAAATTTTATCGGTAACCTGCAACAGGCTTTGAATGCACCGCCCAATATGCTTGGATTCGTTGTGTGTTAAAATGATGACGGATAAATCGATCATACTTTGAGGATGACAAAACGGGTGCCTTTTGGCGGTTACTTCGGCCGCAAATGTAGTTACTTTTTTTGAACTTTCTTGTATTCTTCCAATAACTGATTGGCAACCACCCGGATGTCAAAGTTTTCGGTAACCATCTTGTAGGCTCGATTTGCGATCGCTTCCGCGTACGTTTTGTCTTGTAATATTTTAAGAAGTCCCTCGGCCACGCCATCGCACGTGAGCGGCGTCAGCCAGGCAGCTTCGTAGCGCGCGATATAGTCCCCAAAGCCCACGCGGTCGGATACGAGCGCGGGCACGCCGGACGTCATGGCTTCGAGCACGGCGATCGAAAAACCCTCGGAATAGGAAGGCGATACGAAAAGGTCGGCGTCGGCTAGCGCCTCCTTTTTGATAGTGTCGGTAAGCATTCCCACGAGCTTCACGCGGTTTTCGAGGCGATGTTTCCGGATGAATGCCTCCGTTTCGGCCTGGTAACCGTCGTCGGGCCCGGCCAGGATGAGCTGCGCGTGCGGCAGCTGCTCATGAACCTGCTGAAATGCGGGTAGCAGCAGGTCAAGGCCCTTTTTAATATTCAGCCTGGCCATGAAAAGCACCATTTGCTGGTCGGGCGAAATGCCGTATTTGGCCCTGAAAAGCCCTTTTTCAGGCAAATGCGAGCGCGTGTACTCGTCCAGTTTCATGCCGTTCGGCACGATTACCATGTTTTTCGGGCGGTAGCCGAGGTAACGGATCACATCCTGTTCCTCGTCCGTGTTGTTGATCTGGATGAGGTCGGCCTGGCCGAGCAGCTTTTTTTGGTATAAAATGGTGACGAGGTCTTTCTTCCACTTGCTGTGCGACACGGCCCATTTATCGAGCAACCCGTGGATCGTGATCACTTTCACAGCTCTGGAAGGGATCAGGAAGGGCGCCAGGCTGCCGAAATGCCAGATGCCGTGCATGTGCACGACGTCATATTCGTGAATGTGCTTTTTGAGGTATTTGTACAAATCGATGGAAAACTCCCGATAGACATTGCTGATGGGCGTCGTGCGTGCGACCGCGATCAGCCGCGCACCCTCGGGCACCGGGTACATCTTTTCGCCGGGCGTCATCGGGCTCAGGATATCCACCTGATGGCCCTGCTTTACCACCTCCGTGGTGTGGTCGTAGATAATGCGGGCCGGGCCTCCGATTGCCCATGTGTATGCACAAATATTGAGTATTCGCATGCTTTTGATCCAAATGTATGTGTTATACGCGCCGATGGCCGCCTGCCAGTTCGCGGTAGGTCCGGGCCATCTGCCCGGCCACCGGGCCCGAAGCGAACGGCGCGACCAGTTTCAGCGACTCGCGTCCCATTTCGCCGATGCGGCCCGGGTTTTGAATAAAATAAACTAAATGCTTTTCGAGCTCCTGCTGCTGCGAATGATTGAATGTAAAGCCATTGACGCCGTTGCGCACCAGGTCGCCCGCACATCCGCAGGTTTCCGACACGATCACCGGCATGCCGCACACCATCGCCTCATTCACCACCAATCCCCACGGCTCCGATTGGCTCGGCAGCACCAGCACATCGCTTTGCGCCAGCCAGCCCGGTACCTGGTACCAGGGAAACCCGCCCGCGAAAACAACTTTGCCGGCAACACCCGACTCTTCCACCAGCTTTTGCAGTTCGGCACGATCGGGGCCGTCGCCTACGAAGAGGAGCTGCCAATGCGCACCGGTGTGGTCGACGGCACGGGTAAATGCGCGGATCAATGTCTGTAAATTCTTCTCCGGCGCCAGCCTGCCCACGTACACGAACTTTTTCGGAGCTGCATTGCCCGTTGCAACGCCACCTTGTGAGGCCTTCGCTTCGTCGTAGCGCTGCCGGATCAGCTGCTCGTCGATCACCGCCGCATTCCTTACTTTAATCGCATCCCGTTTCACGCCCAGACTTTCCAGGTATTCCGCGGATGTTTTTCCAAAGCAAAAAAATGCATGGGCGCGCTTTACGATCACTTTTTTAACCCATTCCTTCCAGGCCGAGCGGTTATGGTCCGCCGAGGACGACTCGGAGGAAATCACAACTTTCACACCTTTCCAGCGGGCGTAAA includes:
- a CDS encoding glycosyltransferase yields the protein MRILNICAYTWAIGGPARIIYDHTTEVVKQGHQVDILSPMTPGEKMYPVPEGARLIAVARTTPISNVYREFSIDLYKYLKKHIHEYDVVHMHGIWHFGSLAPFLIPSRAVKVITIHGLLDKWAVSHSKWKKDLVTILYQKKLLGQADLIQINNTDEEQDVIRYLGYRPKNMVIVPNGMKLDEYTRSHLPEKGLFRAKYGISPDQQMVLFMARLNIKKGLDLLLPAFQQVHEQLPHAQLILAGPDDGYQAETEAFIRKHRLENRVKLVGMLTDTIKKEALADADLFVSPSYSEGFSIAVLEAMTSGVPALVSDRVGFGDYIARYEAAWLTPLTCDGVAEGLLKILQDKTYAEAIANRAYKMVTENFDIRVVANQLLEEYKKVQKK
- a CDS encoding glycosyltransferase; the protein is MRVLIVHNQLWAHYKSKLFSEIDRAMKQADPLDELLVAQIALYEASRKVMQNDNTVIYDYPYKVLFERALDQVTLAERRTALFRIFNEYRPDVLNITGYFDWAQVLLMFYARWKGVKVVISSESSSADHNRSAWKEWVKKVIVKRAHAFFCFGKTSAEYLESLGVKRDAIKVRNAAVIDEQLIRQRYDEAKASQGGVATGNAAPKKFVYVGRLAPEKNLQTLIRAFTRAVDHTGAHWQLLFVGDGPDRAELQKLVEESGVAGKVVFAGGFPWYQVPGWLAQSDVLVLPSQSEPWGLVVNEAMVCGMPVIVSETCGCAGDLVRNGVNGFTFNHSQQQELEKHLVYFIQNPGRIGEMGRESLKLVAPFASGPVAGQMARTYRELAGGHRRV